The Silvibacterium dinghuense DNA window TCAATGCCCGCGCCGAAGCCGAATCGCTGACCCGCTCTCCAAGCTTCGAGACGGCCTGGCAGGCCTCCGACCGGCAGGCGATGGTGGAGGAGATCCGCAGCCACCGCATCACGCTGCAGGGCGGTTTCGCCATCGTCTACCGGGACAGCAGCGCCATCGCCAGCTACGACGTGCCCTCGTCGAGCGGACCGGTCACCGTGCGTTCCTGGCTCGATACCTCCCTCGACTCTTCCGAGGACAGCTCCAGCGAGACGCCGGCCGACCCGCTGCCCGCCGTCGTCCTGCAAACCGCCCACAGGACCGATGAGCCGGTGCTCTCGATCGGAGACGGCCGGTACACCGTAGGCATGGCCACGCTCGGGCAGGATGGCATGATCGTCGTCGGGCTGCCCATGCCCTCGGGCCTCGACCAGGCCGTCACCGAGATCAGCCGCGGCTCCACGCAGTACTGGTCCATCTATCGCACCCGCCGCACCATCCGGCTCACCTACCTGCTGCTGCTGCTCATGCTGACGGCGCTGATCTTCTTTGCCTCCAGCTGGCTGGCGCTTTACCTCTCGAAGCAGATCACACGCACCGTCGAAGCACTGGCCGACGCCATGAACGAGATTGCCGAGGGCCAGTACGAGCGCCGCGTCACCGTCTCCGCCACCGAGGAACTGGGTGAGCTGGTGCGCTCGTTTAATCACATGGCCGCCGATCTCGAGCAGAACCGCAACCTGGCCCAAAGCTCGGCCGAACAGCTCTCCGCGGCCAATCTTTCTCTGGAAACCCGTCGCCGCGAGCTCGAAACCATTCTCGAAACCATCCCCAGCGGCGTCGTCACTCTCGATACCGGGCTGCGCATCGCCCAGGCCAACCGCGCCTTTCTCGACCTCTTCGACCTGCCCGGCAACGATGCCCTGGCCGGCACGCCCCTGAACGCTGTTCTGCCGGCCGAGCTTACCGCCGAGATTGCATTGCTCGAGCGCCGCGCCCAGCGCATGGGCATCGCCGCCAACGAGTTCGAGCTGGCACGGCCCGACGGCCCGCTGCGCCTCACGCTGACGCTTGCCGCCCTCGATCTCGGCTATCAGCGGCGAGGCTCCATTCTCGTTACCGAAGACGTGACCGAGCTGCTGCGTGCCCAGCGTCAGCTGGCGTGGAAGCAGGTAGCCCAGCGCGTGGCGCACGAGATCAAGAACCCGCTCACGCCCATCGGTCTCTCCGCCGAGCGCATCCGGCGCCACATGGACCAGCCCCGCCCGGATAGCGAAACGGTCATCCGCAAGTGCAGCGACGTGATCCTCTCCTCGGTCGAGTCCATGCGCACGCTCGTCGATCAGTTTGCCGTGCTGGCCGAGTTCCCTGCCGCGCAGCCCCGGCCCGAAGACTTGAACCTCATCGTCGAGAACGCCATTGCCCTCTTCCACGGCCGCCTGCAGGACATCCGCATCGAGCAGCGGCTGGACCGGACACTGCCGCTGGTGATGGTCGATCCGCAGGCGCTGCAGCGCGCGCTCGCCAACCTCATCGACAATGCCGCGGAGGCCATGCAGCGCAGCCTGCTGCGCATGCTTTCCATCTCTACCGGCTACAACGAGACTCACACCATGGCGGAGATCGTACTGGCCGACACCGGCCACGGTCTCACCGAGGAAAGCCGCGAGCGGCTCTTCCTGCCTTACTTCTCCACCAAGCAGCGCGGCAGCGGCCTTGGTCTCTCCATCGCCGCCAAGGTCATTCAGGAGCACCACGGCGCCATCCGGGCGGAGAACAATACCCCGGCCGGCGCGCGCTTCATCGTGAATCTTCCCTTTGCCGAGGTAGCCGGCCAGGACAACACGCCGATAAACGGCACAGCCCAGCACAACGGCAAGGCATCCAACGGGCATCTGTCTCATAAGCCGGAACATGGCACACTGCTCATGCCACCTGTGGAAGAGAGCGAATGAATCACATCCTCGTCGTCGACGACGAACCGGAAATCCGCCAGCTCCTCGAAGAAATCCTCCGCGAAGAGGGGTACGGCGTCTCCTCCACACCGAGCGGCGTGGAAGCACTCGTGCTGCTGCGCGATGCCACCTATGACGTGATGCTGCTCGATGTCTGGCTGCCGGACCGCGACGGCCTCGAGGTGCTGAACGACCTCTCTACGCTCGAAGCCGAGAACCGGCCCGAAGTGATTGTCATCTCCGGCCACGCGACCATTGAGACCGCGGTACGCGCCACCAAGCTCGGCGCCTTTGACTTCCTCGAGAAGCCGCTCTCCCTTGAGCGCACGCTCATCGTCATCAAGAACGCCATCCAGGCACACCGGCTGCGCAACGAGAACCTCGAATTCAAGCGCCAGTTCGCGCTCGAAACCACCATCACCGGCGAAAGCGTGCCGGCCAAGGCACTGCGCCAGCAGATCAAGCTCATGGCGCCGACCAACGGCCGCGTGCTCATCTTCGGCGAGTCGGGCTCGGGCAAGGAGCTGATCGCGCGCGCCATCCACGCACAGAGCCCGCGCCAGGACCGCGTCTTCATCGAGCTGAACTGCGCGGCCATCCCCGAAGACTTCATCGAGAGCGAGCTGTTCGGCTATCGCAACGGCGCCATGCCCGGCGGACCGGCCGAGAAGCGCGGGACATTCGAACGCGCCAACGGCGGCACGCTCTTCCTCGACGAAGTGGCCGACATGAGCCTGAAGACACAGGCCAAGGTGCTGCGCGCGCTCGACGAGCAGAGCTTCGTGCCGGTGGGCGCAACCCAGCCCATCAGTGTGGACACACGCGTGATCGCCGCGACCAACAAGAATCTCGAAGAAGAGATCGCCAAGGGCAACTTCCGCGAAGATCTCTTCTATCGCCTCAACGTGATTCCGTTCTATGTGCCGCCGCTGCGCGAACGCAAGGAAGATATCCCGGTGCTGGCGAAGGAATTCCTGCGCAGCTTTGGGCGCGAGTACGGCCGGCCAAGAATCGAGATCGGCGAAGACGCGCTGGAGCTGCTAAAGCAGTACCACTGGCCAGGCAACGTGCGCGAGCTCAAGAACGTGCTCGAGCGCGTCATCATCCTGCATCCGCAATCGAACCGCATCGAGCGCAGACACCTGCCGATGCTCGTCCACCGCAGCGCCACGCGCAAAACGGACGAGTTCAGCACCCTGCAGGACGCGCGCGAAGCCTACGAACGCGAGTACATCCTGCGCAAGATTGACGAATGCCACGGCAACATGAGCCGCGCCGCCGAAGCCCTGGGACTGGAACGTAGCCACTTATATCGCAAGATGAAAGCCCTGGGCGTGGTGGTACGGGAGCAGTAAGCAAGACAGGGTGTAGGGGACAGGGTGTGGGGTGTAGAAAAACTGACGGCGGCCCATTCAAGCCCGCCGTTGGCTTGAGTGGGGCGGCACACTCTTCACTCTCACCCGACCGCCGCGCCTGTATCTCGCACATTGTCATTCCGACCGGGACAACTTATCTCTCTAATTGTCATTCCGACCGAAGCTCGCCAAAGGCGAGCGCAGCGGAGGAACCTGCAGTTCTCTCTATACGCGAGGATAAGGGTGCCCCGTCCAAGCTCCGCTTGGGCGGGACAGCGCGACACCATTCAAGCCAAGAAAAGAATAAAGCGACCATCCAGACACACTGAATACTGTATAAATACTGCTGTTATTCAACCTTCTCATAATGGCGGGAATGATGAAACGCGAACTTAGTACTTCTGAGTTCTTAATCACTCAAATCGAATCACGTGATGATGCCTTCACGCCAGAAGAGCGAGCCCAGGCGGAGAAGGACAGAGCCTTTACAGAGGCGGTTGCGCGAAACATTATTAAGGCGCGCACGGACAGAGTAGATAAGAGTTTGGCGGCTCTTGAAGTCCTTGTACGTGACAGCGAAGGCCACGAATTGATCGCGGGCACCTTAAACAACTTCTACACCCGTGAGGCACTAGACGCTATCCCCTCTCAAGTTGACCGGACATTACGCCTCGCGAAATTAGAGATACAGATAACACCCTCTGCGGTCACGAACTCGTATTTACGAGAGGCAATTCGAACCTACATTCTAGGTCTCCCGCAAGCGTCAGTCGCACTAAGCCGAGCGGCATTAGAGCAGGCTCTAAAAGAGGGTATGGGATATCAATCAACGAAGACGATCGTTGAGATGAAGGGGCTACTAGACGAAGCTGAATCTGGGATCGGTTTAGACCGCAGCGTTCGGAAGCTCGCAGAAGAAGTCGCGAAGGCTGGAAATGATGTGCTTCACGAAAAGCCAACGACGCTAGAGGACGCATTCAATGTACTGATAAAGATGCGTGGCGTGTTCGAATCTATCTACGCGGACCAATAAAACGTGCTTCTCTTTCCTGCGCAAGCTAAGCTTGCGCAGGAAAGAGCACCCTACGCAGGCCAAAAAGAAGGCTTGAGTGGTACATTTTGCGGATCACCCAGCAAACTCCTGCCGAAGCATAAGCGACAACCCTTCCACCGCCGCCCCATCATTCAACGCAAAGACACCCTCCCGGGGCAGATACACGCCAACACAGCTCTTGCTCATCTTCGGGATTGCAAGCAGGGGAAGCGCAAGCCGGGCGAGCGTGGAGTAGGCTTCCGCCTTGGGCAGTTCGAGATTCCAGAGATCGAGCGCCAGCCAGCCTCGATGCTGACGCCACGCACGGGCCTGCTGCTCACTGCGCAGCTGCTTCGCCATTTCCTTCTGCGCGCCAAGGTAGCCCTTGTTGCCCTCGAGCAGCGCAATCACGTGCGGACCGGCCTTCACAAACTGCATCCCCGGCTTGCCCGTCACCGCGAACAACGGATCTTCCTGGCCATCGAAACGCCGCTCCCAGCCACGCTCCGCCGCCGCCTGCAGATCGGCATTCGGGAGATACACAAACTTCCGGAATAGCAGCACCACAGAGAACGGCATCTCGCCGGGAGCACCCTCAGGCTTTGCTTCTGCACGTTTGATGCGACCCAGAATCTTACTGAACACGTTAACCTCTTGTCATTGCAAACGGGCTTGCCAGGCCCCATGTGAGGGAGAACTGCAGGTTCCTCCACTTCGCTCGCCTTTGGCTCGCTTCGGTCGGAATGACAATCCCTTTGAAAAAGCGAAGCCGCAAGCAGCAGAACGAACCCGCTACACCCTATCCCCTAAACCCTAGTTCTCTTCCTCGTCCTGATTTTTAGGAATCAAATGCTCCAGCTGATTCCGCCAATCCAGCGTCTCGATGAACCCGCGCTGCTCGCGCCAGTTATCGCGGACGATCACATGCAGCTCCATGAAGACACGCGTACCCAGAAGCGATTCGATCTCCTTGCGCGCAGCCGTGCCGATCGCCTTGAGCTTCGCTCCGCCCTTGCCGATCAGAATCGCCTTCTGCCCGCTGCGCTCGCAGTAGATAGCCGCGGCAATCTTTGTCACCGGCAGCTTCGCGCCCGGTTTCGACGCCCGCTCCAGCTCTTCCGCTGTCGGCTCTTCGAAGCGCTCGATGATCACGGCCGAAGCGTACGGCACCTCTTCGCCGGTCTCGGTGAGAATCTTCTCGCGGATCAGCTCGGCGACGAGGAAACGCTCGGGCTGGTCGGTGAACTGCTCCTTCGGAAAATAGCGCTCGCCCTCAGGCAGCACGGCCACCAGGCGATCGATAAGCCGATCCAGCCCGTCTTTCTTGCGCGCTGAGATCGGAATCACTTCCGCGAACGAATACAGCGACGAGAGCTGCTGGATGAGCGGCAGCAGCTTGGCACGCTCGATGAGATCGATCTTGTTGAGCAGCAAAAAGACCGGGCAATCGAGTTTCTTTAACAAATCAAATACAAATTCGTCTTCGCTCTGCCCCTCGCGTCCGCCCGGCCGCTTGGGCGCCGAGCGCGTCACCTGCTTGCCATCGGCTGAGGTAATTGTCAGGCCAAGATTCGGGCTCTCGCCCTCTTCGGCTTCCGGATCGAGGCCCGGCAGGTCGAGCCGCCGCGTCGCATCCACCATCAGGAGCACGGCATCGCGCGTCTCGAGCGCGTCGTGCACCTCCTGCATCATGCGCTTGTCGAGCGTGGTATGCGGCTTGTGCACGCCCGGCGTATCCACGAAGACAATCTGCGCAGCCGGCCGCTGTTTCTTGCGCGCGGGCACCTCCACGATGCCGTAAATGCGGTTGCGCGTGGTCTGCGGCTTCGCCGTGACGATGGCCACCTTCTCACCCACCAGTGAGTTCATCAGCGTGGACTTGCCCGCGTTCGGGCGTCCGAGGATCGATACAAATCCCGATCGAAACTTCATGCTTTTTCCTTTTCTTCTGCCGCTGCGTTGGTTTGCTCAGCGCCTACGCGCGAGACATGCAGCCGGTCAATCCTGCGGTCGGTCGATTCGAGGATTTCGAACCGCAGGCCGTGTTCTTCCACCACCTCGCCGGCCTGCGGAATCCGTCCTGCGGATTCGCTCACCAGGCCGGCCACGGTGGTCGCCTCATAGTCTTCGGGCAGCTCCAGCGCCTCGCCCAGCAGCTCTTCCATCTGCTCGACGGGCAGCCATCCGGGCACCGTCCATGAGCCATCGGCCTCGCGCACCGGGCCGTCCTTATCGTCTTCCTGCTCGTGCTCGTCCTGGATCGCGCCCACCAGCTCTTCGATCAGGTCTTCGATCGTGACCAGGCCGGCCACGCCGCCGTATTCATCGATCACGATGCGCATGTGCTGCTTCTCGCGCTGCATCTCGCGCAGCAGCTCGTTCACCTTCTTGGTCTCAGGCGTGAAGGTCGCGGTGCGCTCGATGCTTGCGACCGTCTGCGTGAGCGCGTCTTCGTCGCGGATGCGCAGCAGGTCATGCGCGAAGGCAATGCCCGTCACATGATCGAGCGAGCCCTCGTACACCGGCACGCGTGAATACGGCTCGTTCACCAGCATTTCGAGAAACGCAGCCAGCATCGTCTCCATGGGCACGGCAAAAATCTCCGGACGCGGCGTCATCACATCGCGCACCAGCTTGTCGCCAAACTCCACCGCAGAGCGCACCAGGTCGCGATCGCTCTCTTCCAGAATGCCCTCTTCCTGCCCGGCTTCGAGCAGCGCCTCCACCGCCTCGGTCGTCGCCTCTTCTTCCTTGCGCGCCGGAGCCTCGGCCAGCGCGGCGATCGAAAGCAGGAAGCCGAGAAAGAGGGTCGCCGGCATCATCAGGTAGAAGAGCACGCGCAGCACATGCCGCCAGCGCACGATCCAGAGACCGCGCGTGCGCGTAAAGAAAACGAATGGCAGCACCTGGTTGAAGATCACGACGATCATCACCACGCCCAGGCCAACCTGCAGCACCTCGGGCGCGGTCAGGTGATCGCTCGGCTTGCGGTCGAAGAGCAGCATGCCGAAGATCAGCGTGAGCCCGGCCAGCGCCAGCTGCGCAAGAATGGCCGCAGAGAGCGCAATGTGGTCACGATCCAGACGCAGACGCGGCTCTACGTGCTGCTCCCACGCGTCGATATTCTCCTGGAACTCACCG harbors:
- the era gene encoding GTPase Era, whose product is MKFRSGFVSILGRPNAGKSTLMNSLVGEKVAIVTAKPQTTRNRIYGIVEVPARKKQRPAAQIVFVDTPGVHKPHTTLDKRMMQEVHDALETRDAVLLMVDATRRLDLPGLDPEAEEGESPNLGLTITSADGKQVTRSAPKRPGGREGQSEDEFVFDLLKKLDCPVFLLLNKIDLIERAKLLPLIQQLSSLYSFAEVIPISARKKDGLDRLIDRLVAVLPEGERYFPKEQFTDQPERFLVAELIREKILTETGEEVPYASAVIIERFEEPTAEELERASKPGAKLPVTKIAAAIYCERSGQKAILIGKGGAKLKAIGTAARKEIESLLGTRVFMELHVIVRDNWREQRGFIETLDWRNQLEHLIPKNQDEEEN
- a CDS encoding sigma-54-dependent transcriptional regulator, encoding MNHILVVDDEPEIRQLLEEILREEGYGVSSTPSGVEALVLLRDATYDVMLLDVWLPDRDGLEVLNDLSTLEAENRPEVIVISGHATIETAVRATKLGAFDFLEKPLSLERTLIVIKNAIQAHRLRNENLEFKRQFALETTITGESVPAKALRQQIKLMAPTNGRVLIFGESGSGKELIARAIHAQSPRQDRVFIELNCAAIPEDFIESELFGYRNGAMPGGPAEKRGTFERANGGTLFLDEVADMSLKTQAKVLRALDEQSFVPVGATQPISVDTRVIAATNKNLEEEIAKGNFREDLFYRLNVIPFYVPPLRERKEDIPVLAKEFLRSFGREYGRPRIEIGEDALELLKQYHWPGNVRELKNVLERVIILHPQSNRIERRHLPMLVHRSATRKTDEFSTLQDAREAYEREYILRKIDECHGNMSRAAEALGLERSHLYRKMKALGVVVREQ
- a CDS encoding hemolysin family protein; this encodes MSLWTVISIALLLLILTLASYVSRLYSEMGKFLAGEFQENIDAWEQHVEPRLRLDRDHIALSAAILAQLALAGLTLIFGMLLFDRKPSDHLTAPEVLQVGLGVVMIVVIFNQVLPFVFFTRTRGLWIVRWRHVLRVLFYLMMPATLFLGFLLSIAALAEAPARKEEEATTEAVEALLEAGQEEGILEESDRDLVRSAVEFGDKLVRDVMTPRPEIFAVPMETMLAAFLEMLVNEPYSRVPVYEGSLDHVTGIAFAHDLLRIRDEDALTQTVASIERTATFTPETKKVNELLREMQREKQHMRIVIDEYGGVAGLVTIEDLIEELVGAIQDEHEQEDDKDGPVREADGSWTVPGWLPVEQMEELLGEALELPEDYEATTVAGLVSESAGRIPQAGEVVEEHGLRFEILESTDRRIDRLHVSRVGAEQTNAAAEEKEKA
- a CDS encoding sensor histidine kinase, which codes for MGEAKHRRATIVVLASATFLLLLLISGLNAFHLGFLHPSSTVQILVFSALSILIFLLFVTLLVLLLRNILKLLADQRSRVLGSRLRTRMIVGALLISIAPAAVMFAFSYLLMNRSIDRWFSQPVAEIRENSTRIALSLAQYVSLNARAEAESLTRSPSFETAWQASDRQAMVEEIRSHRITLQGGFAIVYRDSSAIASYDVPSSSGPVTVRSWLDTSLDSSEDSSSETPADPLPAVVLQTAHRTDEPVLSIGDGRYTVGMATLGQDGMIVVGLPMPSGLDQAVTEISRGSTQYWSIYRTRRTIRLTYLLLLLMLTALIFFASSWLALYLSKQITRTVEALADAMNEIAEGQYERRVTVSATEELGELVRSFNHMAADLEQNRNLAQSSAEQLSAANLSLETRRRELETILETIPSGVVTLDTGLRIAQANRAFLDLFDLPGNDALAGTPLNAVLPAELTAEIALLERRAQRMGIAANEFELARPDGPLRLTLTLAALDLGYQRRGSILVTEDVTELLRAQRQLAWKQVAQRVAHEIKNPLTPIGLSAERIRRHMDQPRPDSETVIRKCSDVILSSVESMRTLVDQFAVLAEFPAAQPRPEDLNLIVENAIALFHGRLQDIRIEQRLDRTLPLVMVDPQALQRALANLIDNAAEAMQRSLLRMLSISTGYNETHTMAEIVLADTGHGLTEESRERLFLPYFSTKQRGSGLGLSIAAKVIQEHHGAIRAENNTPAGARFIVNLPFAEVAGQDNTPINGTAQHNGKASNGHLSHKPEHGTLLMPPVEESE
- a CDS encoding DUF4145 domain-containing protein, coding for MMKRELSTSEFLITQIESRDDAFTPEERAQAEKDRAFTEAVARNIIKARTDRVDKSLAALEVLVRDSEGHELIAGTLNNFYTREALDAIPSQVDRTLRLAKLEIQITPSAVTNSYLREAIRTYILGLPQASVALSRAALEQALKEGMGYQSTKTIVEMKGLLDEAESGIGLDRSVRKLAEEVAKAGNDVLHEKPTTLEDAFNVLIKMRGVFESIYADQ